From Hymenobacter sedentarius, a single genomic window includes:
- a CDS encoding glycerol-3-phosphate dehydrogenase/oxidase — protein sequence MSTETNPYRRETLVQQLTSVPTWDLIVIGGGATGLGVALDGISRGYRTLLLERADFAKGTSSRSTKLVHGGVRYLAQGDIGLVREALHERGLLLQNASHLCHNQTFIIPNYNWWGGPFYTLGLKLYDLLAGRLSLGESVHLSKAETLRRLPNLHPAGLRGGVLYHDGQFDDARLAVNLAQTCIDHGGTALNYCAVQGFLKDDQGRLTGVRATDLESGTTHELRAKSVVNATGIFVDEVRRLDEPQISPLVQPSQGVHLVLDRSFLPGDAALMIPSTDDGRVLFAVPWLGHVVLGTTDTPVPAASLEPQAQEAEINFLLRTAAQYLIQAPTRADVLSVFVGLRPLAASTAGSTKIKEISRRHKILASASGLITITGGKWTTYRRMGQDTLDQAIALGQLPPAPSQTEHLPIHGAEAASEATATDSLAHYGSDRAQLQQLIADNPALSQKLDGQLAFRQAEVVWAARYELARTVEDVLARRVRLLFLDAAAAVRAAPTVAALLAQELGHDAAWQTQQVAQFGKLARGYLLLKQ from the coding sequence ATGTCCACTGAAACCAACCCTTACCGCCGCGAAACCCTGGTGCAACAGCTCACCTCGGTGCCTACCTGGGACCTCATCGTCATTGGCGGCGGGGCCACGGGGCTGGGGGTGGCGCTCGATGGCATCAGCCGAGGCTACCGAACACTGCTGCTGGAGCGGGCCGATTTTGCCAAGGGCACGAGTAGCCGCAGCACCAAGCTGGTGCACGGCGGGGTGCGCTACCTAGCGCAGGGAGATATTGGGCTGGTGCGCGAAGCGCTGCACGAACGTGGCCTGCTGCTGCAAAACGCGTCGCACCTGTGCCACAACCAAACCTTCATTATCCCAAATTATAATTGGTGGGGCGGCCCTTTCTACACGCTTGGGCTGAAACTGTACGACTTGCTGGCTGGTCGCCTCAGCCTCGGCGAATCGGTGCACCTCAGCAAAGCCGAAACCCTGCGCAGGCTGCCCAACCTGCACCCAGCCGGCCTGCGCGGCGGCGTGCTTTATCACGACGGCCAGTTCGACGATGCCCGCCTGGCTGTAAACCTGGCCCAAACCTGCATTGACCACGGCGGCACGGCCCTCAACTACTGCGCGGTACAGGGCTTCCTTAAAGACGACCAAGGCCGTCTAACTGGCGTGCGCGCCACCGACCTCGAAAGCGGCACCACCCACGAGCTGCGCGCCAAAAGCGTGGTCAATGCCACTGGCATTTTCGTGGATGAAGTGCGGCGGCTGGACGAACCCCAAATAAGCCCGCTGGTGCAGCCCAGCCAGGGCGTGCACCTAGTATTGGACCGGTCGTTTTTGCCCGGCGACGCGGCCCTGATGATTCCCAGCACCGATGACGGCCGGGTGCTGTTTGCGGTGCCGTGGCTGGGCCACGTGGTGCTGGGCACCACCGACACGCCCGTGCCCGCCGCCAGCCTGGAGCCCCAAGCCCAGGAAGCTGAAATCAACTTCCTGCTGCGCACGGCCGCCCAGTACCTCATCCAGGCGCCCACCCGCGCCGATGTGCTAAGCGTCTTTGTAGGCCTGCGCCCGCTGGCGGCTTCAACTGCCGGAAGCACCAAAATCAAGGAAATTTCCCGGCGGCACAAAATCCTGGCCTCCGCCAGCGGCCTCATCACCATCACCGGCGGCAAATGGACCACCTACCGCCGCATGGGCCAGGACACCCTCGACCAGGCCATTGCGTTGGGCCAGTTGCCCCCAGCACCGAGCCAGACCGAGCACCTACCCATCCACGGCGCCGAAGCCGCATCAGAAGCTACCGCAACCGATAGCCTCGCTCATTACGGCAGCGACCGAGCCCAACTGCAACAGCTCATCGCCGACAACCCGGCGTTGAGCCAAAAGCTGGACGGGCAACTGGCATTTCGGCAAGCCGAAGTAGTGTGGGCTGCACGCTACGAACTGGCCCGCACCGTGGAAGACGTGCTGGCTAGGCGGGTACGCCTGCTGTTTCTCGACGCCGCTGCCGCTGTGCGCGCGGCTCCCACCGTGGCCGCGCTGCTGGCGCAGGAATTGGGCCACGACGCGGCGTGGCAGACGCAGCAAGTAGCTCAGTTTGGCAAGCTAGCGCGAGGCTACTTGCTTCTAAAGCAGTAA
- a CDS encoding NCS1 family nucleobase:cation symporter-1 has product MPPLAAEPYAAGLTSPDLAPVPPQERTWGTGNYAALWISMSLCIPTYMLASSLIEGGMNWWEALLTIFLGNTIVLVPMLLNGRAGAQYGIPFPVLARASFGVRGANVPALLRAIIACGWFGIQTWIGGYALYQMAVLWVPGLATLPPIFPASWALATGPALVFFLFWLVNMYVVYLGVDSIRKLLVFKAYFLPVAALALLWWAISAGHGLGPILAQPSKFTSSAAFWAFFFPSLTGMVGFWATLSLNIPDFTRYATNQRAQQVGQALGLPTSMTMFSFVGVVVTSATFVIYGKTIWDPVVLASKFDSKVLVSVAMLAVALSTLATNIAANIVSPANDFANFSPTRISFKMGGYITGVLGVLIFPWKLIADPSGYIFTWLVGYSGLLGPIGGIMIVDYYLIRHQQIDVPDLYQYHGRYAYRNGFNVAAIVALIVGILPNVPGFLTAIGVLDKGMVWPGLVAVYNYAWFVGFLVSGGVYLLLMRGYGARQSARPAPSALSQPASSPSLA; this is encoded by the coding sequence ATGCCACCACTCGCCGCCGAGCCGTACGCCGCTGGCCTCACCAGCCCCGACCTGGCGCCGGTGCCGCCGCAGGAGCGCACCTGGGGCACCGGCAACTACGCCGCGCTCTGGATTAGCATGAGCCTGTGCATCCCCACCTACATGCTGGCCAGCTCGCTCATCGAGGGCGGCATGAACTGGTGGGAGGCCCTGCTCACCATCTTCCTGGGCAACACTATTGTGCTGGTGCCCATGCTGCTCAACGGCCGGGCCGGGGCGCAGTACGGCATCCCGTTTCCGGTGCTGGCGCGGGCTAGCTTTGGCGTGCGCGGGGCCAACGTGCCGGCGCTGCTCCGGGCCATTATTGCCTGCGGCTGGTTCGGCATCCAGACCTGGATTGGCGGCTATGCGCTCTACCAGATGGCGGTGTTGTGGGTACCGGGGCTGGCCACGCTGCCGCCCATATTCCCCGCGAGTTGGGCCCTGGCTACGGGGCCGGCACTGGTATTTTTCCTGTTCTGGCTCGTGAACATGTACGTGGTGTACCTAGGCGTCGATAGCATTCGCAAGCTTCTGGTGTTCAAGGCCTATTTTCTGCCCGTAGCGGCGCTGGCCTTGCTGTGGTGGGCCATCTCGGCCGGGCACGGGCTGGGGCCAATTTTAGCTCAACCCAGCAAATTCACCTCCAGCGCGGCGTTCTGGGCCTTCTTCTTTCCCTCGCTCACGGGCATGGTGGGATTCTGGGCCACGCTCTCGCTCAACATCCCGGATTTTACGCGCTACGCCACCAACCAGCGAGCGCAGCAGGTGGGCCAGGCACTCGGGCTGCCCACGTCCATGACTATGTTTTCGTTTGTGGGCGTGGTGGTTACCTCCGCCACGTTTGTCATCTACGGCAAGACCATCTGGGACCCGGTTGTGCTGGCCAGTAAGTTCGATAGCAAGGTGCTGGTGAGCGTGGCCATGCTAGCCGTGGCCCTGTCCACGCTGGCCACCAACATCGCGGCCAACATCGTGAGCCCGGCCAACGACTTCGCCAACTTCTCGCCCACCCGCATCAGCTTCAAAATGGGTGGCTACATCACTGGCGTGCTCGGCGTGCTCATCTTCCCCTGGAAGCTCATCGCCGACCCATCGGGCTACATTTTCACCTGGCTAGTAGGCTATTCGGGCCTGCTGGGCCCCATTGGCGGCATCATGATTGTGGACTACTACCTCATCCGCCACCAGCAGATCGACGTGCCCGACCTCTACCAGTACCACGGCCGCTACGCCTACCGCAACGGCTTTAACGTGGCCGCCATCGTCGCGCTTATCGTCGGCATTCTGCCCAACGTGCCGGGCTTCCTCACCGCCATCGGCGTGCTCGACAAAGGCATGGTGTGGCCCGGCCTGGTGGCCGTGTACAACTACGCCTGGTTTGTGGGCTTTCTGGTGTCGGGTGGCGTTTATTTGCTGCTCATGCGGGGGTATGGCGCCCGCCAGTCGGCCCGGCCCGCGCCCAGTGCCCTTTCCCAGCCGGCGTCGTCGCCATCCTTAGCGTAA
- a CDS encoding DUF1989 domain-containing protein yields the protein MPDPQLIPPRSGTAFLLRQGQRLKVTDPQGEQVSDFVCFNQHDPAEYLSSGRTIDYAETIFLTAGHPFYSNRSNVMFELVEDTVGRHDFLLTPCSADTFRIIYGHEHPHRGCFGNLSEALAPYSIGPDQIPICFNIFMHVTVDGDTGKVGVLPPKSRAGDYVVLEAKMDLIVGMTACSAEMSNNYAFKPIAYEVLA from the coding sequence ATGCCCGACCCTCAACTCATCCCGCCGCGTAGCGGCACCGCCTTTCTGCTCCGCCAGGGCCAGCGCCTCAAGGTAACCGACCCGCAGGGCGAGCAAGTGTCGGACTTTGTGTGCTTTAACCAGCACGACCCGGCCGAGTACCTGTCGTCGGGCCGCACCATCGACTACGCCGAAACCATCTTTCTTACCGCCGGGCACCCGTTTTACTCCAACCGGAGCAACGTAATGTTTGAGCTGGTGGAGGACACCGTGGGACGGCACGACTTTCTGCTCACGCCGTGCTCGGCTGATACGTTTCGCATCATCTACGGCCACGAGCACCCGCACCGCGGCTGCTTCGGCAACCTCAGCGAGGCCCTGGCTCCGTATAGCATTGGCCCCGACCAGATTCCGATTTGCTTCAACATTTTCATGCACGTAACCGTGGACGGCGACACAGGCAAAGTGGGCGTGCTGCCTCCTAAAAGCCGCGCCGGCGACTATGTGGTGCTCGAAGCCAAAATGGACCTGATTGTGGGCATGACGGCCTGCTCGGCCGAAATGTCGAACAACTACGCCTTCAAACCCATTGCCTACGAGGTGCTGGCGTAA
- the gntA gene encoding guanitoxin biosynthesis heme-dependent pre-guanitoxin N-hydroxylase GntA — protein sequence MVDIQEHEEVREYFDFISKKDFPCVAAKTALTWQQLNCLVVDHLACPKDDAAILEFLYGFVDTYRQSEKLYHSAAIIFRGPTQPNEALFEELFWQRLQSLANLDARQFGYDPRVVADPASPEFSFSLKEEAFFVVGLHPGSGRAARQFQYPTLVFNPHAQFEQIRNNGRYDNLRDTIRTRDVAYSGSVNPMLQNYGAASEVYQYTGKAYDDAWQCPFLSPHARPSTHPAA from the coding sequence ATGGTTGATATTCAAGAGCATGAGGAGGTGCGGGAGTATTTTGATTTCATAAGCAAGAAGGATTTTCCCTGCGTAGCGGCCAAGACGGCCCTGACCTGGCAGCAGCTCAACTGCTTGGTGGTGGACCACTTGGCGTGCCCCAAAGACGACGCGGCCATCCTGGAATTTCTCTACGGCTTTGTCGACACCTACCGGCAGTCGGAGAAGCTGTACCACAGCGCGGCCATCATCTTCCGCGGGCCCACCCAGCCCAACGAAGCCCTGTTTGAGGAGCTGTTCTGGCAGCGGCTGCAGTCACTGGCCAACCTCGACGCCCGGCAGTTTGGCTACGACCCCCGCGTGGTGGCCGACCCCGCCTCGCCCGAGTTCAGCTTCAGCCTGAAAGAGGAAGCCTTCTTCGTAGTGGGCCTGCACCCGGGCAGCGGGCGCGCGGCCCGGCAGTTCCAGTACCCCACGCTGGTGTTCAACCCGCACGCGCAGTTCGAGCAAATCCGGAACAACGGCCGCTACGACAACCTGCGCGACACCATTCGGACCCGCGACGTGGCCTACTCTGGCTCGGTGAACCCCATGTTGCAGAACTACGGCGCCGCTTCCGAAGTATACCAATACACCGGCAAGGCCTACGACGATGCCTGGCAATGCCCCTTTCTCAGCCCCCATGCCCGACCCTCAACTCATCCCGCCGCGTAG
- the uvrA gene encoding excinuclease ABC subunit UvrA, whose product MRTPSSPSSSDDTRATGFVRVRGAREHNLKNVDVDLPRDALVVFTGVSGSGKSSLAFGTLYAEAQRRYLESVSPYARRLFHQMAVPEVDSIDGLPPAVALQQQRGAPSTRSSVGSVTTLSNLLRMLYSRAGDYPQGQGIIYAESFSPNTPEGACPTCHGLGRVYEVTEASMVPDPSLTIRERAIAAWPQAWGGQNQRDILVSMGYDVDTPWRDLPQKDRDWILFTDEQPVVPVFAGFTPEQTRYAVKRKMEPSYMGTFTGVRRHVLHTFATTHSPLMKKRVAQYMLSSDCPTCEGKRLRKESLSVKFAGLDIAEMSRLPLKRLAGLLQPYAQGKAGKQQHETEHPEQAIVAQRIAEDLAARLAVLLDLGLGYLSLERATPTLSPGELQRLRLATQLYSNLFGVVYVLDEPSAGLHPADTEALLAALDGLKGAGNSLFVVEHDLDVIRQADWLVDVGPAAGEKGGHILYSGPPEGLRQVAESQTRRHLFGSSELELPGREPRTPMGWLKLAGVTRNNLDNLAAAFPLGAFTTVTGVSGSGKSSLVSQVLVELVAEHLGQEISLEEEEADALDQPAPVTLGGQITGGMEGIKRLVRVDQKPIGRTPRSNMATYTGLFDHVRKLFAATPAAKKRRYDAGRFSFNVAKGRCENCQGEGFVMVELLFLPSVYAPCPVCHGARYNAKTLEVTYRDKNIAEVLGLTVDDAWEFFAEEPPVHRALTVLREVGLGYLRLGQPATELSGGEAQRIKLATELQRIGRGNTLYILDEPTTGLHPSDVEKLLLQLDGLVEAGNTVIVVEHDMRVVAGSDWVIDIGPGAGEEGGRVVAAGPPEAVAKVKASRTAPYLVRHLQQPNSVRV is encoded by the coding sequence ATGCGCACCCCTTCCTCCCCCTCTTCTTCCGACGACACCCGCGCCACTGGCTTTGTGCGCGTTCGCGGCGCCCGCGAGCACAACCTCAAAAATGTCGACGTCGACCTGCCGCGCGATGCGTTGGTGGTGTTCACGGGCGTGTCGGGCTCGGGCAAATCCAGCCTGGCCTTCGGCACGCTCTACGCCGAAGCCCAGCGCCGCTACCTCGAGTCGGTGTCGCCCTACGCCCGCCGGCTGTTTCACCAGATGGCCGTGCCCGAAGTCGATTCCATCGACGGCCTGCCGCCGGCCGTGGCCCTGCAGCAGCAGCGCGGCGCCCCGAGCACCCGTTCGTCGGTGGGCTCGGTCACCACGCTGTCCAACCTGCTGCGCATGCTCTACTCGCGGGCCGGTGACTACCCCCAGGGCCAAGGCATTATCTACGCGGAGTCGTTTTCGCCCAACACGCCCGAGGGCGCCTGCCCCACCTGCCACGGCCTGGGCCGGGTGTACGAAGTTACGGAGGCCAGCATGGTGCCCGACCCCTCGCTCACCATCCGGGAGCGCGCCATTGCGGCCTGGCCCCAGGCCTGGGGCGGCCAAAACCAGCGCGACATCCTCGTGAGCATGGGCTACGACGTGGACACGCCCTGGCGCGACCTACCCCAGAAAGACCGGGACTGGATTCTCTTCACCGACGAGCAGCCCGTGGTGCCCGTGTTCGCCGGCTTCACCCCCGAGCAAACGCGCTACGCCGTGAAAAGGAAGATGGAGCCCAGCTACATGGGCACCTTCACCGGCGTGCGGCGGCATGTGCTGCACACCTTCGCCACCACCCACAGCCCGCTGATGAAGAAGCGCGTGGCGCAATATATGCTCAGCAGCGACTGCCCCACCTGCGAGGGCAAGCGGCTGCGCAAAGAGTCTTTGTCGGTGAAATTTGCCGGCCTCGACATCGCCGAGATGTCACGGCTGCCGCTCAAGCGCCTCGCCGGCCTGCTGCAGCCCTATGCCCAAGGCAAAGCCGGCAAGCAACAGCACGAGACCGAGCACCCCGAGCAAGCCATCGTGGCCCAACGCATTGCCGAAGACTTGGCCGCCCGCCTCGCCGTGCTGCTGGATTTGGGCCTGGGCTACCTCTCGCTGGAACGCGCCACGCCCACGCTCTCGCCGGGCGAGCTGCAGCGGCTCCGGCTTGCCACTCAGCTGTACTCCAACCTATTCGGGGTAGTGTATGTGCTCGACGAGCCTTCCGCCGGCCTCCACCCCGCCGATACCGAAGCGCTACTAGCCGCACTAGACGGTTTAAAGGGCGCGGGCAATTCCTTGTTCGTTGTCGAGCACGATTTGGACGTCATCCGCCAAGCCGACTGGCTGGTGGACGTCGGGCCGGCCGCCGGCGAAAAAGGCGGGCACATTCTCTACAGCGGCCCGCCCGAGGGCCTGCGGCAAGTAGCCGAATCGCAGACGCGGCGCCACTTGTTCGGCAGCTCCGAACTTGAGCTACCCGGCCGCGAGCCGCGCACGCCCATGGGCTGGCTCAAGCTGGCCGGCGTTACGCGCAACAACCTCGATAATCTTGCGGCGGCTTTTCCACTGGGCGCATTCACTACCGTCACGGGCGTGTCGGGCTCCGGCAAGTCCAGCCTGGTGAGCCAGGTCTTGGTTGAGCTGGTAGCCGAGCATCTGGGCCAGGAAATTTCCCTGGAAGAAGAGGAAGCCGATGCCCTGGACCAGCCCGCACCCGTTACCCTCGGCGGCCAGATTACGGGCGGCATGGAAGGCATCAAACGCCTGGTGCGGGTCGACCAGAAGCCCATCGGCCGCACGCCGCGCTCCAACATGGCCACCTACACCGGCTTGTTCGACCACGTCCGCAAGCTATTTGCCGCCACGCCCGCGGCCAAAAAACGCCGCTACGATGCCGGCCGATTCTCTTTCAACGTAGCCAAAGGTCGCTGCGAAAACTGCCAGGGCGAAGGCTTCGTGATGGTGGAGTTGCTGTTTCTGCCCAGCGTGTACGCGCCCTGCCCCGTCTGCCACGGCGCCCGCTACAACGCCAAAACCCTGGAAGTAACCTACCGCGATAAGAACATCGCCGAAGTGCTTGGCCTGACCGTGGATGACGCCTGGGAATTCTTCGCCGAAGAACCACCCGTGCACCGCGCCCTCACCGTGCTGCGCGAAGTGGGCCTGGGCTACCTGCGCCTCGGCCAGCCCGCCACCGAGCTCAGCGGCGGCGAAGCCCAGCGAATTAAGCTAGCCACCGAGCTGCAGCGCATCGGCCGCGGCAACACCCTCTACATCCTCGACGAGCCCACCACCGGCCTCCACCCTTCCGACGTTGAAAAACTCCTGCTGCAGCTCGACGGCTTGGTAGAAGCCGGCAACACCGTCATCGTCGTGGAGCACGACATGCGCGTCGTGGCCGGCTCCGATTGGGTGATTGATATCGGCCCCGGCGCGGGCGAAGAAGGCGGCCGCGTGGTAGCAGCCGGGCCGCCAGAAGCGGTAGCCAAAGTGAAGGCCAGCCGGACCGCCCCGTACCTGGTGCGCCACCTGCAACAGCCTAATAGCGTTAGGGTATAA
- a CDS encoding site-specific integrase — translation MATVSFHLKEPGVDRPTAIYALLTIDRRHRIKVYTGRSIHPDKWVKAEQRAQVRGKGNELNGLLNDALNDMEKQLLLTHAESLATGTLPTAAALREAAAPERPDEPAPVPMGGLFWQRYEEWVSYTRAAGTVRTAQAHATAGRHLREFSEAQGYAIDFETLTPTVGDRWAAYLLNVAVLTDNTINKHLGRLKSFMKWAAKRGYTNNAALTQVTWARREPDVMALSAAELAALEVLPLAVGSRLEKARAWFLLACYSGLRYSDLVSIKPQHLRPATATLPAHLRLTAKKTRAVVNVPLSARALEIVTRLLAGELATVKNGPITNPVLNRFLKELGKLAGIDSPIEVIRYRGGIADVTTAPKYERLTVHTARRTFVTLNLGKGMSAEFVMKLTGHTSYKSFQRYVNLTPQRVAEEFARFHEMPERGE, via the coding sequence ATGGCAACCGTTTCCTTTCATTTGAAAGAGCCGGGGGTAGACCGCCCCACGGCCATTTACGCCCTGCTGACTATCGACCGGCGGCACCGCATCAAAGTCTACACCGGGCGAAGCATCCACCCCGACAAGTGGGTGAAGGCCGAACAGCGGGCACAAGTGCGGGGCAAAGGCAACGAGCTAAACGGGCTGCTGAACGACGCGCTGAACGACATGGAAAAGCAGCTGCTTTTAACCCATGCCGAAAGCCTAGCCACCGGCACCTTGCCTACGGCTGCCGCCCTACGCGAAGCCGCCGCGCCCGAACGCCCCGACGAGCCCGCACCCGTTCCTATGGGCGGGCTGTTCTGGCAACGCTATGAGGAATGGGTAAGCTATACCCGCGCCGCTGGCACAGTTCGCACTGCGCAAGCCCACGCTACGGCTGGGCGGCACCTTCGGGAGTTCAGCGAGGCGCAAGGGTATGCCATCGATTTTGAAACCCTCACGCCTACCGTGGGCGATAGGTGGGCTGCCTACCTGCTGAACGTGGCCGTGCTCACTGACAACACCATAAACAAGCATTTGGGCCGCCTCAAATCGTTTATGAAGTGGGCAGCTAAACGAGGCTACACTAACAACGCCGCGCTTACTCAGGTAACGTGGGCGCGGCGTGAGCCGGACGTAATGGCCCTGAGCGCGGCCGAGCTGGCGGCCCTCGAAGTCTTACCGCTTGCCGTGGGTTCCCGCCTCGAAAAAGCCCGCGCTTGGTTTCTGCTGGCCTGCTACAGCGGCTTGCGGTACTCCGACCTCGTAAGTATCAAGCCCCAACACTTACGGCCCGCCACGGCCACGCTTCCGGCTCACTTGCGCCTGACCGCGAAGAAAACCCGCGCCGTGGTGAACGTACCGCTGAGCGCCCGCGCCCTCGAAATCGTAACCCGACTACTGGCCGGCGAGCTTGCCACGGTAAAGAATGGGCCAATCACCAATCCTGTGCTAAACCGCTTCCTGAAAGAGTTGGGCAAGTTGGCCGGGATTGATTCGCCCATTGAAGTAATCCGATACCGGGGCGGCATTGCCGACGTAACCACGGCCCCGAAGTACGAGCGCCTGACCGTTCATACCGCCCGCCGCACATTCGTGACTCTGAATTTAGGCAAGGGTATGAGCGCCGAGTTTGTAATGAAGCTGACAGGCCACACCTCCTACAAGTCCTTTCAGCGTTACGTGAACCTCACGCCCCAACGAGTGGCCGAAGAATTTGCCCGTTTCCACGAAATGCCTGAACGGGGCGAATAG
- a CDS encoding helix-turn-helix domain-containing protein, giving the protein MQAIIPIGVDYAQLLEDVRAMFRHEFNNAAPAASAHNTPPTDELLSIREAAEMLGVTVQTVHEWKRRGLLKYHKLGSRSYLKHSDVLCALQGHQRSEKPGKGATARKGSPRPTLA; this is encoded by the coding sequence ATGCAAGCAATCATCCCCATAGGCGTTGATTACGCCCAACTACTTGAAGACGTGCGAGCCATGTTCCGGCACGAATTCAACAACGCCGCCCCGGCTGCGTCCGCCCACAATACCCCACCCACCGACGAGCTGTTGAGCATCCGCGAGGCAGCCGAAATGCTAGGCGTAACCGTGCAAACTGTGCACGAATGGAAGCGGCGCGGGCTGCTTAAGTATCACAAGCTGGGTAGCCGTAGCTACCTGAAACACAGCGACGTGTTGTGCGCTCTGCAAGGGCACCAACGCAGCGAGAAGCCGGGCAAGGGTGCCACGGCGCGGAAAGGTTCACCACGGCCCACACTAGCCTAA
- a CDS encoding HNH endonuclease, translating to MNIIEFEGRYFHQIDGASRYYISKCGKVFASHLKRLLKAAPQSEGYPQAGFKMDNGTYKRLLIHRLVALQFVPNPEPEKKKQVNHRDRNRKNCQVCNLEWVTAWENDRHARTTARPLTTDGSHILAKLSGFCAPLHDYQAKPRFYRFEPVPTSYPEPDTDASRT from the coding sequence ATGAATATAATCGAGTTTGAAGGCCGCTATTTCCACCAGATAGACGGAGCCAGCCGTTACTACATCAGCAAATGCGGAAAGGTATTCGCCTCCCACCTAAAACGCTTGTTGAAAGCTGCCCCGCAGTCGGAAGGTTATCCGCAAGCTGGGTTTAAAATGGACAATGGCACCTATAAGCGCCTGCTCATACACCGCTTGGTAGCATTGCAATTTGTACCAAACCCCGAGCCGGAGAAAAAGAAGCAGGTTAACCACCGCGACCGCAACAGGAAGAATTGCCAAGTCTGCAATTTGGAGTGGGTTACGGCTTGGGAGAACGACCGCCACGCCAGGACAACGGCGCGGCCCCTTACTACCGATGGGAGCCATATCCTGGCTAAACTTAGCGGCTTCTGCGCGCCTCTGCACGACTACCAAGCAAAACCGCGCTTTTACCGCTTCGAGCCGGTGCCTACTTCCTACCCAGAACCCGACACCGATGCTTCGCGGACCTAA